One Calliopsis andreniformis isolate RMS-2024a chromosome 9, iyCalAndr_principal, whole genome shotgun sequence genomic window carries:
- the LOC143182849 gene encoding inositol polyphosphate-5-phosphatase A-like isoform X3 encodes MAGNGVPVLLVTANVGSIFEEPSVMLKIWTEEFLSTILRLDPKFIALHCQEVGGKNYEKSMRHVEDFVRLLMSSEELRLFDKIRVFLDEDYSSAEHYTALGNFYFVHESLKEVLLWDFQECTFVPVDGKEVHSGNIEAVTTKEKAKFPQEFFPECKWSRKGFLRTRWSISGTVFDLINIHLFHDASNFIAMETFPSVYSKTRRRALEHTLDRFHNDKYSNVPYFLFGDFNFRTDTASVIKKLTEDTQERRLSNKGNISKLQFHNKEDDLILTLGKKEFSYCEHQNVFMQNSGQWLREYDRELEDFEGRLFEFPIKFVPSYPFEEDINEGSNYMQTRVPAWCDRVLLSPTAKMLVQDISSADGVEYGIIGPTTCMGDHKPVFLEFRMNL; translated from the exons ATGGCGGGCAACGGCGTTCCGGTCTTACTGGTCACCGCGAACGTCGGCAGTATCTTCGAGGAG CCTAGCGTAATGTTGAAAATTTGGACGGAAGAATTTTTATCT ACTATACTGAGGCTGGATCCAAAGTTTATTGCACTACACTGCCAAGAAGTGGGTGGAAAAAATTATGAGAAAAGTATGAGACATGTGGAAGATTTTGTTAG GTTACTTATGTCCTCGGAAGAATTAAGGCTGTTCGACAAAATCAGAGTATTCTTAGATGAAGATTATTCATCTGCTGAACATTATACA GCTCTTGGAAATTTTTACTTTGTGCACGAATCTTTGAAAGAAGTTTTATTATGGGATTTCCAAG AGTGTACTTTTGTACCAGTGGATGGAAAAGAAGTTCATTCTGGTAATATAGAAGCAGTCACAACCAAAGAAAAAGCAAAGTTCCCTCAAGAATTTTTTCCAGAATGTAAATGGTCTAGAAAAGGATTTCTAAGAACCAGATGGAGTATTAGTGGAACAGTTTTTGATCTCATAAACATACACTTATTTCATGATGCCAGTAATTTTATTGCTATGGAAACT TTTCCATCCGTGTATAGCAAAACGCGCAGAAGAGCGCTTGAGCATACATtagataggtttcataatgataaatattcaaatgtaccATACTTTTTATTCGGAGACTTTAATTTTAGAACTGACACAGCTAGCGTAATCAAA AAACTTACAGAAGATACTCAAGAGAGAAGGTTATCAAATAAAGGAAATATCTCAAAATTGCAATTTCATAACAAAGAAGATGATCTCATACTAACATTAGGAAAGAAAGAGTTTTCTTATTGTGAGCATCAAAATGTTTTTATGCAAAATAGTGGACAATGG CTACGTGAATATGACAGAGAGCTGGAAGACTTTGAAGGGAGATTATTTGAATTTCCAATTAAATTTGTGCCCAGTTACCCGTTTGAGGAAGATATCAATGAAGGTTCAAATTACATGCAAACAAGAGTTCCAGCTTGGTGCGATCGAGTTCTACTGAGCCCTACGGCTAAAATGCTAGTCCAAGAT ATATCATCGGCCGATGGTGTGGAATACGGAATAATAGGGCCGACAACATGTATGGGTGATCACAAG CCTGTTTTTCTGGAGTTTCGAATGAATCTCTAA
- the LOC143182849 gene encoding inositol polyphosphate-5-phosphatase A-like isoform X4: MAGNGVPVLLVTANVGSIFEEPSVMLKIWTEEFLSTILRLDPKFIALHCQEVGGKNYEKSMRHVEDFVRLLMSSEELRLFDKIRVFLDEDYSSAEHYTALGNFYFVHESLKEVLLWDFQECTFVPVDGKEVHSGNIEAVTTKEKAKFPQEFFPECKWSRKGFLRTRWSISGTVFDLINIHLFHDASNFIAMETFPSVYSKTRRRALEHTLDRFHNDKYSNVPYFLFGDFNFRTDTASVIKKLTEDTQERRLSNKGNISKLQFHNKEDDLILTLGKKEFSYCEHQNVFMQNSGQWLREYDRELEDFEGRLFEFPIKFVPSYPFEEDINEGSNYMQTRVPAWCDRVLLSPTAKMLVQDISSADGVEYGIIGPTTCMGDHKTR, encoded by the exons ATGGCGGGCAACGGCGTTCCGGTCTTACTGGTCACCGCGAACGTCGGCAGTATCTTCGAGGAG CCTAGCGTAATGTTGAAAATTTGGACGGAAGAATTTTTATCT ACTATACTGAGGCTGGATCCAAAGTTTATTGCACTACACTGCCAAGAAGTGGGTGGAAAAAATTATGAGAAAAGTATGAGACATGTGGAAGATTTTGTTAG GTTACTTATGTCCTCGGAAGAATTAAGGCTGTTCGACAAAATCAGAGTATTCTTAGATGAAGATTATTCATCTGCTGAACATTATACA GCTCTTGGAAATTTTTACTTTGTGCACGAATCTTTGAAAGAAGTTTTATTATGGGATTTCCAAG AGTGTACTTTTGTACCAGTGGATGGAAAAGAAGTTCATTCTGGTAATATAGAAGCAGTCACAACCAAAGAAAAAGCAAAGTTCCCTCAAGAATTTTTTCCAGAATGTAAATGGTCTAGAAAAGGATTTCTAAGAACCAGATGGAGTATTAGTGGAACAGTTTTTGATCTCATAAACATACACTTATTTCATGATGCCAGTAATTTTATTGCTATGGAAACT TTTCCATCCGTGTATAGCAAAACGCGCAGAAGAGCGCTTGAGCATACATtagataggtttcataatgataaatattcaaatgtaccATACTTTTTATTCGGAGACTTTAATTTTAGAACTGACACAGCTAGCGTAATCAAA AAACTTACAGAAGATACTCAAGAGAGAAGGTTATCAAATAAAGGAAATATCTCAAAATTGCAATTTCATAACAAAGAAGATGATCTCATACTAACATTAGGAAAGAAAGAGTTTTCTTATTGTGAGCATCAAAATGTTTTTATGCAAAATAGTGGACAATGG CTACGTGAATATGACAGAGAGCTGGAAGACTTTGAAGGGAGATTATTTGAATTTCCAATTAAATTTGTGCCCAGTTACCCGTTTGAGGAAGATATCAATGAAGGTTCAAATTACATGCAAACAAGAGTTCCAGCTTGGTGCGATCGAGTTCTACTGAGCCCTACGGCTAAAATGCTAGTCCAAGAT ATATCATCGGCCGATGGTGTGGAATACGGAATAATAGGGCCGACAACATGTATGGGTGATCACAAG
- the LOC143182849 gene encoding inositol polyphosphate-5-phosphatase A-like isoform X2 has translation MAGNGVPVLLVTANVGSIFEEPSVMLKIWTEEFLSTILRLDPKFIALHCQEVGGKNYEKSMRHVEDFVRLLMSSEELRLFDKIRVFLDEDYSSAEHYTALGNFYFVHESLKEVLLWDFQECTFVPVDGKEVHSGNIEAVTTKEKAKFPQEFFPECKWSRKGFLRTRWSISGTVFDLINIHLFHDASNFIAMETFPSVYSKTRRRALEHTLDRFHNDKYSNVPYFLFGDFNFRTDTASVIKKLTEDTQERRLSNKGNISKLQFHNKEDDLILTLGKKEFSYCEHQNVFMQNSGQWLREYDRELEDFEGRLFEFPIKFVPSYPFEEDINEGSNYMQTRVPAWCDRVLLSPTAKMLVQDISSADGVEYGIIGPTTCMGDHKRCTIIHKDRPFFPVCSQST, from the exons ATGGCGGGCAACGGCGTTCCGGTCTTACTGGTCACCGCGAACGTCGGCAGTATCTTCGAGGAG CCTAGCGTAATGTTGAAAATTTGGACGGAAGAATTTTTATCT ACTATACTGAGGCTGGATCCAAAGTTTATTGCACTACACTGCCAAGAAGTGGGTGGAAAAAATTATGAGAAAAGTATGAGACATGTGGAAGATTTTGTTAG GTTACTTATGTCCTCGGAAGAATTAAGGCTGTTCGACAAAATCAGAGTATTCTTAGATGAAGATTATTCATCTGCTGAACATTATACA GCTCTTGGAAATTTTTACTTTGTGCACGAATCTTTGAAAGAAGTTTTATTATGGGATTTCCAAG AGTGTACTTTTGTACCAGTGGATGGAAAAGAAGTTCATTCTGGTAATATAGAAGCAGTCACAACCAAAGAAAAAGCAAAGTTCCCTCAAGAATTTTTTCCAGAATGTAAATGGTCTAGAAAAGGATTTCTAAGAACCAGATGGAGTATTAGTGGAACAGTTTTTGATCTCATAAACATACACTTATTTCATGATGCCAGTAATTTTATTGCTATGGAAACT TTTCCATCCGTGTATAGCAAAACGCGCAGAAGAGCGCTTGAGCATACATtagataggtttcataatgataaatattcaaatgtaccATACTTTTTATTCGGAGACTTTAATTTTAGAACTGACACAGCTAGCGTAATCAAA AAACTTACAGAAGATACTCAAGAGAGAAGGTTATCAAATAAAGGAAATATCTCAAAATTGCAATTTCATAACAAAGAAGATGATCTCATACTAACATTAGGAAAGAAAGAGTTTTCTTATTGTGAGCATCAAAATGTTTTTATGCAAAATAGTGGACAATGG CTACGTGAATATGACAGAGAGCTGGAAGACTTTGAAGGGAGATTATTTGAATTTCCAATTAAATTTGTGCCCAGTTACCCGTTTGAGGAAGATATCAATGAAGGTTCAAATTACATGCAAACAAGAGTTCCAGCTTGGTGCGATCGAGTTCTACTGAGCCCTACGGCTAAAATGCTAGTCCAAGAT ATATCATCGGCCGATGGTGTGGAATACGGAATAATAGGGCCGACAACATGTATGGGTGATCACAAG